One Serpentinicella alkaliphila DNA segment encodes these proteins:
- the rpsL gene encoding 30S ribosomal protein S12 yields the protein MPTMSQLVRKGRKEIEDKSTAPALQKGFNSLRRKSTNQSAPQKRGVCTSVKTVTPKKPNSALRKVARVRLTNGIEVTAYIPGIGHNLQEHSVVLIRGGRVKDLPGVRYHIVRGTLDTAGVNNRKQARSKYGAKRPKAGKAATTGKK from the coding sequence ATGCCTACAATGAGTCAATTAGTAAGAAAAGGTAGAAAAGAAATTGAAGACAAATCAACAGCTCCAGCGTTACAAAAAGGATTTAACTCGTTAAGAAGAAAATCTACAAATCAGAGCGCGCCTCAAAAAAGAGGAGTTTGTACTTCTGTTAAAACAGTTACTCCAAAAAAACCAAACTCAGCATTAAGAAAAGTAGCTAGGGTAAGATTAACAAATGGTATTGAGGTAACAGCTTACATTCCAGGTATTGGACACAATCTTCAAGAACACAGCGTTGTTCTTATCAGAGGTGGTAGGGTAAAAGACTTACCAGGGGTTAGATACCACATTGTAAGAGGAACACTTGATACAGCAGGAGTAAACAACAGAAAGCAAGCAAGATCTAAGTATGGTGCGAAAAGACCAAAAGCAGGAAAAGCTGCAACAACAGGTAAAAAGTAG
- the fusA gene encoding elongation factor G gives MPRQFPLDKTRNIGIMAHIDAGKTTTTERILFYTGKVRKLGETHEGASQMDWMEQEKERGITITSAATTCQWNNHRINIIDTPGHVDFTVEVERSLRVLDGSVAVFCAKGGVEPQSETVWRQADKYRVPRMAFVNKMDMLGADFFNVVNMMKVRLGANAVPIQLPIGKEDTFKGIIDLVKMKATMYKDDLGQDQEVVDIPEDMMELAQEYRTILVEAVAETDEELMMKYLEGEELTEEEIMNGIRKGTNLTQMTPVFCGSAYKNKGVQLLLDAVVAFMPSPLDIPAIKGVSADDEEEEIERHADDSEPFSALAFKIMADPYVGKLAFFRVYSGRLESGSYVLNSTKNKKERIGRILQMHANTREEITEVFAGDIAAAVGLKDTTTGDTLCDPNHAVILESMEFPEPVISVAIEPKTKAGQEKMGMALQKLAEEDPTFRTYTDEETGQTIIAGMGELHLEIIVDRMLREFKVEANIGKPQVAYKETITQTAEVDSKYSRQSGGRGQYGHVKLRVTPQEPGQGYVFVNSVVGGAIPKEYIPAVDAGIQEAMKNGVLAGYEVVDLKVEVYDGSYHEVDSSEMAFKIAGSMGIKDAMRKAKAVLLEPYMKVEVVTPEEYMGDVIGDLNSRRGKIEGMEPRIGGVQAIRCFVPLSEMFGYATDLRSKSQGRANYSMQFDHFEQVPNSIAEKIMAGK, from the coding sequence GTGCCTAGGCAGTTTCCACTAGATAAAACTAGAAATATAGGAATTATGGCTCACATCGATGCTGGTAAAACAACAACTACAGAGAGAATATTGTTTTACACAGGTAAAGTTCGTAAGTTAGGAGAAACTCATGAAGGAGCTTCTCAAATGGACTGGATGGAGCAAGAGAAAGAAAGAGGTATTACAATTACTTCTGCTGCAACTACGTGCCAATGGAATAACCATAGAATCAACATTATAGATACACCAGGTCACGTGGACTTTACTGTAGAGGTAGAAAGATCACTTAGGGTATTAGACGGATCTGTTGCAGTATTCTGTGCTAAAGGCGGGGTTGAGCCTCAGTCTGAGACAGTATGGAGACAAGCGGATAAATATAGAGTACCAAGAATGGCTTTTGTTAACAAAATGGATATGTTAGGTGCTGACTTCTTTAACGTTGTTAATATGATGAAAGTTAGACTTGGAGCTAATGCAGTTCCAATTCAATTACCAATAGGTAAAGAAGATACTTTCAAGGGTATTATCGACTTAGTGAAGATGAAGGCAACTATGTACAAAGATGACTTAGGTCAAGATCAAGAAGTGGTTGATATACCTGAGGACATGATGGAATTAGCTCAAGAGTACAGAACTATCCTTGTAGAGGCAGTTGCAGAAACTGACGAAGAATTAATGATGAAATATCTTGAAGGTGAAGAACTTACAGAAGAAGAGATTATGAATGGGATAAGAAAAGGAACAAACTTAACTCAAATGACTCCTGTATTCTGTGGTTCAGCTTACAAAAACAAAGGTGTTCAATTACTTCTTGACGCAGTTGTTGCATTTATGCCATCTCCATTAGATATTCCTGCTATTAAAGGGGTATCTGCAGATGATGAAGAGGAAGAAATAGAAAGACATGCAGATGATAGCGAGCCATTCTCTGCTTTAGCATTTAAAATTATGGCTGACCCATATGTAGGTAAACTTGCTTTTTTCAGAGTTTACTCAGGAAGACTTGAGTCAGGTTCATATGTTTTAAATTCAACTAAGAATAAAAAAGAGAGAATCGGACGTATTCTTCAAATGCATGCTAACACTAGAGAAGAAATAACTGAAGTATTTGCTGGAGATATTGCTGCGGCAGTAGGTCTTAAAGATACAACTACAGGAGATACTTTATGTGATCCTAACCATGCTGTAATTTTAGAGTCAATGGAATTCCCAGAGCCAGTTATCTCTGTAGCTATTGAGCCTAAAACTAAAGCTGGCCAAGAGAAAATGGGTATGGCTCTACAAAAACTTGCAGAAGAGGATCCAACGTTCAGAACATATACTGACGAGGAAACTGGTCAAACAATTATCGCTGGAATGGGTGAGCTTCACTTAGAGATAATCGTAGACAGAATGCTTAGAGAGTTTAAAGTAGAAGCTAACATTGGTAAACCACAAGTAGCTTACAAAGAGACTATTACTCAAACAGCAGAAGTTGATTCTAAATACTCAAGACAATCTGGTGGTCGTGGACAATACGGACACGTTAAGCTTAGAGTTACACCTCAAGAACCAGGTCAAGGTTATGTATTTGTTAACAGCGTAGTTGGAGGAGCTATTCCGAAAGAATATATTCCTGCAGTAGATGCTGGTATCCAAGAAGCTATGAAAAATGGTGTTCTTGCTGGTTATGAAGTAGTTGACTTAAAAGTTGAAGTATACGATGGTTCATACCATGAGGTTGACTCTTCTGAGATGGCATTTAAAATTGCCGGATCTATGGGTATTAAAGATGCTATGAGAAAGGCAAAAGCTGTATTACTTGAGCCATATATGAAGGTAGAAGTAGTTACTCCTGAAGAGTATATGGGAGACGTTATTGGTGACTTAAACTCAAGAAGAGGTAAAATTGAGGGTATGGAGCCAAGAATCGGTGGAGTTCAAGCAATCAGATGTTTTGTTCCACTTTCAGAAATGTTTGGATATGCAACTGACTTAAGATCTAAATCTCAAGGTCGTGCAAACTACTCTATGCAATTTGACCATTTCGAGCAAGTACCAAATAGCATAGCTGAAAAAATAATGGCTGGAAAATAG
- a CDS encoding ribosomal L7Ae/L30e/S12e/Gadd45 family protein has protein sequence MLEELKNLNKVVGLKQVAKAINEEGVKALYIAEDADPKVVEKIKLAAKQKNIETIYVESMKKLGKACGIDVGAATAATLK, from the coding sequence ATGTTAGAAGAACTAAAAAATCTAAACAAAGTAGTAGGCCTGAAACAAGTAGCTAAGGCTATTAATGAAGAAGGCGTTAAGGCTCTGTATATTGCAGAAGATGCAGATCCAAAGGTAGTTGAAAAGATAAAACTGGCTGCAAAACAAAAGAATATAGAGACTATTTACGTAGAATCTATGAAAAAGCTTGGAAAAGCTTGTGGTATTGATGTTGGTGCAGCAACTGCTGCTACATTAAAATAA
- the rpsG gene encoding 30S ribosomal protein S7: MPRKGNVPKREVLADPMYGSKVVSKLINGIMLDGKKGTAQRIVYDAFELVNQRTGQEALEVFEKAMNNIMPILEVKARRVGGANYQVPVEVRPERRQTLGIRWLVRYTRARGEKGMVERLAKEIMDAANNAGASVKKREDTHKMAEANKAFAHYRW; this comes from the coding sequence GTGCCTAGAAAAGGAAATGTACCTAAAAGAGAAGTATTAGCAGATCCAATGTATGGAAGCAAAGTAGTTTCAAAATTAATTAATGGTATTATGTTAGATGGTAAAAAAGGAACAGCTCAAAGAATAGTTTATGATGCTTTTGAACTAGTTAACCAAAGAACAGGTCAAGAAGCATTAGAAGTATTTGAAAAAGCAATGAATAATATTATGCCTATCTTAGAGGTTAAAGCTCGCCGTGTTGGTGGTGCGAACTACCAAGTACCAGTTGAGGTTAGACCTGAAAGAAGACAGACTCTAGGAATTAGATGGTTAGTAAGATATACAAGAGCTAGAGGCGAAAAAGGCATGGTAGAAAGATTAGCTAAAGAAATTATGGATGCAGCAAACAATGCAGGAGCATCAGTTAAAAAGAGAGAAGACACTCATAAAATGGCAGAGGCAAACAAAGCATTTGCTCACTATAGATGGTAA
- the rpoC gene encoding DNA-directed RNA polymerase subunit beta': protein MYELNNFESIQIALASPEKIRQWSKGEVKKPETINYRTLKPEKEGLFCEKIFGPTKDWECHCGKYKRVRYKGVVCDRCGVEVTKSKVRRERIGHIELAASVSHIWYFKGIPSRMGLLLDMSPRTLEKVLYFAAYIVVDPGETDLTEKQILTEKEYSEYVEKYGSSRFKAKMGAEAIQEVLRKIDLEELSKDLRKKLKESTGQKRVRTIRRLEVVEAFRKSGNKPEWMILDVIPVIPPEIRPMVQLDGGRFATSDLNDLYRRVINRNNRLKKLLDLGAPDIIVRNEKRMLQEAVDALIDNGRRGKPVTGPGNRPLKSLSDMLKGKQGRFRQNLLGKRVDYSGRSVIVVGPELKFYQCGLPKKMALELFKPFVMKKLVEEGHAHNIKSAKRMVEKVKPEVWDVLEEVISNHPVLLNRAPTLHRLGIQAFEPVLVEGKAIKLHPLVCTAYNADFDGDQMAVHVPLSVEAQAEARFLMLSPNNILAPKDGHPITTPTQDMVLGSYYLTIEIPGAKGEGMIFKDFEEMLLAYGNGVVDLHARVKVRMKLNKDDRGKLVESTVGRFIFNEKIPQDLGFVNREEDKYALEVDFLCDKKALGLVVDKCFRKHANTKTSVVLDYIKQTGFKYSTKGAITIAVSDMEIPKEKAELISEAEEKVDKFEMAFRRGLISDEERYEKVIETWTKTTEKVTDALMNNLDSLNNVFIMAHSGARGSKNQIRQLGGMRGLMANATGHTVEMPIKANFREGLSVLEYFISTHGARKGLADTALRTADSGYLTRRLVDVSQDVIVREIDCGTDDITVVSAFKDGNEVIEELYDRIVGRHAAEDVINPETGEVIVPKNHMILEDDATKIVKLGIEKVTLRAILNCKTKHGVCATCYGRNLATGEPVKVGEAVGIIAAQSIGEPGTQLTMRTFHTGGVAGADITQGLPRVEELFEARKPKGLAIISEIGGTVQITESKKKKEVIVTNGNEESKYEIPYTARIKVKNGQVIEAGDEITEGSVNPHDILRIKGVEGVQNYIIREVQRVYRMQGVDINDKHIEVIVRQMLSRVKIEEEGDTDLLPGALESIFIVDDINKAVEDQGNEPAQYNRTLLGITKASLATESFLSAASFQETTRVLTEAAIKGKEDFLIGLKENVIIGKLVPAGTGMKRYKNIMLNTEEEKLEEVKLDEEELVDLSE, encoded by the coding sequence ACTATAGAACTTTAAAGCCTGAAAAAGAGGGTTTATTCTGTGAAAAAATCTTCGGACCTACGAAGGACTGGGAATGTCACTGTGGTAAATACAAAAGAGTAAGATATAAAGGTGTAGTGTGTGATCGTTGTGGTGTTGAAGTAACAAAGTCTAAGGTTAGAAGAGAAAGAATAGGACATATTGAGTTGGCAGCTTCTGTTTCTCATATTTGGTATTTCAAAGGAATACCAAGTAGAATGGGATTACTTTTAGATATGTCACCTAGAACTTTAGAAAAAGTTCTATACTTTGCTGCATATATTGTAGTTGATCCGGGGGAAACGGATTTAACAGAAAAACAAATTCTAACTGAGAAAGAATATAGCGAGTATGTAGAGAAATATGGGTCAAGTAGATTTAAGGCTAAAATGGGTGCTGAAGCTATCCAAGAGGTTTTAAGAAAAATTGACTTAGAAGAACTATCAAAGGATTTAAGAAAGAAACTTAAGGAAAGTACAGGACAGAAAAGAGTAAGAACCATAAGAAGACTGGAGGTTGTTGAAGCCTTTAGAAAATCAGGGAATAAGCCAGAGTGGATGATTCTTGATGTAATACCAGTAATCCCTCCGGAAATAAGACCGATGGTTCAGTTAGATGGTGGAAGATTTGCTACATCTGACCTTAATGACCTATATAGAAGAGTTATTAATAGAAATAATAGATTAAAAAAATTACTGGACTTAGGTGCTCCTGATATTATCGTTAGAAATGAGAAGAGGATGCTTCAAGAGGCAGTTGATGCTTTAATAGATAACGGTAGAAGAGGAAAGCCGGTTACTGGTCCTGGAAATAGACCATTAAAATCCCTATCAGATATGCTTAAAGGTAAGCAAGGTCGTTTCAGACAAAATCTATTAGGTAAGAGGGTAGATTACTCCGGTCGTTCAGTTATCGTAGTTGGTCCAGAATTAAAATTCTACCAATGTGGATTACCGAAGAAGATGGCACTAGAGCTATTTAAGCCTTTCGTTATGAAAAAGCTTGTAGAAGAAGGCCATGCCCATAATATTAAGAGTGCAAAGAGAATGGTAGAAAAGGTTAAGCCTGAGGTTTGGGATGTATTAGAAGAGGTTATAAGTAATCATCCAGTTCTTCTTAACCGTGCCCCTACTCTGCATAGACTTGGTATTCAAGCCTTTGAACCGGTACTAGTAGAAGGAAAAGCTATTAAGCTTCATCCACTGGTTTGTACAGCGTACAATGCGGATTTCGATGGAGACCAAATGGCGGTTCACGTGCCACTTTCAGTAGAAGCACAGGCTGAAGCTAGATTTTTAATGCTATCACCTAATAATATATTAGCACCTAAGGATGGACACCCGATTACTACCCCAACACAGGATATGGTTCTTGGTAGCTACTACTTAACTATAGAAATACCTGGAGCTAAGGGCGAAGGTATGATCTTTAAAGATTTTGAAGAAATGCTATTAGCCTATGGCAATGGAGTGGTGGATCTTCATGCTAGAGTTAAAGTTAGAATGAAGTTAAATAAAGACGATAGAGGAAAACTAGTTGAAAGTACTGTAGGAAGATTTATCTTCAATGAAAAAATTCCTCAGGACCTGGGCTTTGTTAACCGTGAAGAGGATAAATACGCCTTAGAAGTAGATTTCCTATGTGATAAAAAGGCTTTAGGACTTGTAGTTGACAAATGCTTTAGAAAGCATGCTAACACGAAAACTTCTGTAGTTCTTGACTATATTAAACAAACAGGCTTTAAGTATTCAACTAAAGGTGCCATAACAATAGCTGTATCAGATATGGAAATTCCAAAGGAAAAGGCAGAACTTATTTCAGAGGCAGAGGAAAAGGTTGATAAATTTGAAATGGCCTTCAGAAGAGGACTAATTTCAGATGAAGAGAGATATGAAAAGGTTATCGAGACTTGGACTAAAACTACTGAAAAAGTAACAGATGCCCTAATGAATAACTTAGATAGCTTAAATAACGTATTTATAATGGCTCACTCAGGAGCGAGGGGAAGCAAAAACCAAATAAGACAGCTTGGTGGAATGAGGGGACTTATGGCAAATGCAACTGGTCATACGGTTGAAATGCCAATTAAAGCTAACTTCCGTGAAGGTCTGTCAGTACTAGAGTACTTCATATCTACTCACGGTGCCAGAAAAGGTCTAGCGGATACTGCCCTAAGAACAGCGGACTCTGGTTACTTAACAAGAAGACTTGTTGACGTAAGTCAAGATGTTATAGTAAGAGAGATTGATTGTGGTACTGATGATATAACTGTAGTATCAGCTTTCAAAGATGGTAATGAAGTAATAGAAGAGCTATACGATAGAATTGTAGGAAGACACGCAGCTGAAGATGTTATTAATCCGGAAACGGGCGAAGTAATCGTTCCGAAAAACCATATGATTCTTGAAGATGACGCTACTAAGATTGTTAAATTAGGCATAGAAAAAGTAACACTAAGAGCAATCTTGAACTGTAAAACAAAACATGGAGTATGTGCTACTTGCTATGGAAGAAACTTAGCAACTGGCGAACCTGTAAAGGTTGGAGAAGCAGTTGGTATTATAGCTGCTCAATCCATAGGAGAGCCTGGAACACAGCTTACGATGAGAACCTTCCATACAGGCGGAGTTGCAGGTGCGGATATTACTCAAGGTTTACCGAGGGTTGAAGAGTTATTCGAGGCTCGTAAACCTAAAGGGCTTGCAATCATCAGTGAAATTGGCGGTACGGTTCAAATAACTGAATCTAAGAAGAAGAAAGAAGTTATTGTTACAAATGGAAACGAAGAAAGCAAATATGAAATCCCATACACTGCAAGAATTAAGGTTAAAAATGGCCAAGTGATTGAAGCAGGGGATGAAATTACTGAGGGTTCAGTAAATCCACACGACATTCTAAGAATAAAGGGTGTTGAAGGCGTACAAAACTACATTATTAGAGAAGTACAGCGTGTTTATAGAATGCAGGGTGTAGATATTAATGATAAACATATTGAAGTTATTGTTAGACAAATGCTAAGTAGGGTAAAAATAGAAGAAGAAGGGGATACGGATTTATTACCAGGTGCTCTTGAGAGTATATTCATAGTTGATGATATCAATAAGGCAGTAGAGGACCAAGGAAACGAACCAGCTCAATATAATAGAACTCTGCTTGGAATAACAAAGGCTTCACTAGCAACAGAATCCTTCTTATCTGCAGCTTCATTCCAAGAAACTACTAGAGTATTAACAGAAGCGGCTATTAAAGGAAAAGAAGATTTCTTAATCGGTTTAAAAGAGAACGTTATAATTGGAAAACTTGTTCCAGCAGGTACGGGTATGAAACGTTATAAGAATATTATGTTAAATACTGAGGAAGAAAAATTGGAAGAAGTTAAACTGGATGAAGAAGAATTAGTTGATTTATCCGAATAG